GGTTTATAAATAAAGACATATTTAAAACCTTGCTGGCACCACCAAGAAATATCATCTTATATTTTTGACTGCTTGCAGCCTTAGACCTACACATACAATCTCAGAACTGATGAGCCAGACGTATTCACGGCGCAGTATAAAAGGAAAAACATGAGAATAAATGTTGGAAAACACTGTTGCCAAACGAGAAGAAATGTTTGTCATTTCTATTATATGCCACACTGTCAATCAATTTGTTATTCAACTGTTTGTAAAAccatgaatatatatttttttaattttttggcaCTAAATAATTCACAGTATTGTAATCAAGTCATGAACTCCAGCGGTTATGATCTTTCTTATGAGAAAATTATTTTCCTGTCACATGGTCATGTGTGCTATTGGTGGGACCATCCACTTGACCCCAGCTCATAGTTTGAGGTCGAGCCCAAGCCACAGCAGAGCATGCCATACATCCTTTCCCTTGTAAGGCAGCCTTTGTGGGAGACTGTATTTAGGGTAAATGGCTAATATTTAGGGACTGGAACATGTAATGTTAGCTGGGCTATTTTAAACAGGACCCATGAAGCACTCACTATACATAGCGCCAACAGTAAGAAGACCACATATAGGATGGGAAAAGAGACAAGAGTGTTGGAAGCGGCTTAACCCGTCAGAACGGCGACAGATACCAATGCTTTGGCTTTCTACCAATTTGTCCAGATTACATGCTTTCACAACGTGGGGAAACGTTCTGTAGTGTTCCTCTTATCAAACTTGGTCAAATGTATAATGTAATGATCgggttgttttatttatttatttatttattatttatttatttattttgggtagCCTTTATTAAAGTTTCAAATAGCGCATAAACTCTCTTTCCTTCACCTTTGTATTTGCATTATTCctgaattaatgtaaaatataaaaacgtAGGTGTCGAACAGTACTTTAAGTTGTTTATAAGCCCAGATTTAACAAAACAGTATTATACAGGTGAAATGATTCTGCAACAAacgtgttttggtttgtttatgcaATTCTACTGTTGAAAAAGGACTTTTGTCAATATCTGCTGAAGGGATCAACCAGGCTTCCCAAATCCTACAGATTTAAGATATTTCGGTCCTCCAACAcatctgattcatataatcagctcatcagcaagcagtctgataatgatcctgctctttagaatcaggtgtgttggtggatggaaacatcgaaaacctgcAAGGCCGATTATCAGCGCTGATATTCagaattttgatgaatattggaaattgcctttaaaaaaaaaaaataaaatagggggggaggggggaattCAAAGTTTAACAATTCAATCActtgaaatttttaaaaagtttctAGTTTACTGTAGAAACAATTGtgagttttttgtttacatgttttttttcatgtgtaagACATGCAGAGACCCTGGGAGCTCCCTCAACAACTTTGTTTCagaattgcattaaaaaaaaaataaaaaaatcaacattatgcAAATCATAAACTTGTACTATAAACAAATACTTAGAAACATTTTGCCAAAGAGTTGGAAAAACCCACAACCTTTTGGATATAAGCGAACAGTGGGAATGGCATTGCTCAGGCGATAGAGTGgcggtctcccaagctgaaggtcgtgagttcgttcctcaactcttgtgttacttttttttttttcttttaataaactTCTGAATTTGAGTGAAaaatctttaattttttttttttttctcatgggaTTGGCAAATTCTCTCGTACACTAAAAATATTTTcggtaaaatttactctgaatattttactctcttccaagtgtaaattttactctgggACAGCCATGAGCTCACCTGCAATGAGGACacgtggtatagaaaatggatggctgggtACTATTTGAATTGTTTCAGTTGATGTacaagggtgacccaaaaagatgcgtacccatattttattggataaaaaatcaattttttaacgaatgtcttttctgttgcaggacgtgaaaggtgaacctatggatgatcatttgcagctatagttgccctgaaaatgtcttggacaaatcagcagaagatattctccctggagacctattttgcgacaaaatcataccagagtgtacagattcagtttcgaaagtgtttccattgtcgcaactttccatcaaaatcaacgattgttagttggattaagaagttcagagagcatgggactgtagtgggcctatgttctaaagccacagggggaacttattcaggcaggaagaagagtgcaaggacaggagaaaacattgctgcagtgagggactcagtaggacgcagcccgaggaaatcagtgcgtagacgcagccaagaactcggaatgacaagggagtcactgcggcgtgttcttacgtctgatctgcacctatacccatacaagatccaaataaagcaaaaattaactgatgctgacaaggaaaagcgagtaacaatgtgtgaatggttctgtaatgtgcttgaaaatgatgaaaactttcttgagaacgtttggttctcagaactgaactctgaacttcttaatccaactaacaacattgatgattttgatggaaagttgcgacaatggaaacgctttccaaactgaatctgtacactctggtatgattttgtcgcaaaataggtctccagggagaatatcttctgctgatttgtccaagacattttcagggcaactatagctgcaaatgctcatccataggttcacctttcacgtcctgcaacagaaaagacgttAAAAAAGATATTCTCGTTAAAAAacggattttttatccaataaaatctgggtacgcatctttttgggtcaccctgtaccttCATGAGCTGATACTGTAAATGGGTGTGGCCGGTCTCTGGCAATAGGCTGTTTGGCATTTTATTTGAATACACTTCCGTGTCTTGTCTCACAGTCCTTACAAGTGGAAGTGGCAACCAGCCACACAGTCCTCTGAAGCGCTCTGTCTCGCTAACCCCACCAATGAGTGGCCCAAGCAACCATCCCATTGGTCCTGTCTGGCTGTCCCAAGAAGATCTGCGTAGTAGTAGAGGCCCAGCCCCCGACCACGCGCCCCTCTCCCCTCAAAGCAGCATTGCTTCCTCAGGCAGCGGAGGAAGTGAACATCTGGAAGAGGCCAGTTTGGGAGGAGGTTTAAGTCTACATCGCAGTTACTTCCATGAGGAGGGCAGCGGCATGAGGGGTGAGTCGGAAGGGTTTTATTTTCTGTCAATCCAAACTAagcattatttttgtaatggcTGAATTTTTGTTACAGCTAGTAATCTCAAGACTGTTCAAGGAGAAatcaacattaaacattttttgacaataatatgtcatatgtgacctcactagtccaaacatgacattctgattagtgttgcatttgtggaatatgatttatgcagcaaaattcagcaatttttatccatctcaggaagtggccattttgtcacttgctgttgactgaagatgacatcacagttgcttggggctcaggcaacgaccaatcaccactcacctgttttctgaagctgggctcggattggttgttacctgtgaccagagcaactgtgatgtcattttcactcgacagcaagtggcaaaatggacgccttctgatattgattaaaaaaaataaataataaataaaataaaataaaaaatgctggactttgctgcttaactcatatttcactaatgcaatattaaccagaatactgtatttagattagtggggctacatagaacataatattgtcgagtttttttttttttttttttttttttttttttttttttttttttttttttttttttttgcttgacttcctctttaaggcactcagcagcaaaatgtttttcccATTGTAAGAAAGTTTGGTCTCCAGCAGTACAAAGGACCCAAAATGCACAGCCAAAACTTTCCAAGCTTGGCTGAGAAGAGAGAAATTATTCTGAAATGCcttgattataataataatatatcacCTGTGGAAGATGCTGAATCGTGTAGTATGAAGAAGGCACACTGTAACCTTCAAAGAGTTGGCCAAAATACCTTACAGTATGTGCACAAGTATCACTTGAGAGTTGGGATAAACTTACATTGCATTGATCAATTGATGcaatttgtttgtgtgcgtgtgtgttttgctcTCAAATGGACAATTTGCTATTTAATATGCCTCATGGTTGTGTAAATAGGAAAAAATGCTTTGAATCAGATGTCTTCAAATTGGAATCAGGCTTCTTCTAAATGTGGCTAGAAATCTAATCAGAATGTAAACATGCAGCTTGGATATAATGTACCCCGTTCATGCAAGCTTGATGTCATTAACATACACCAATTGGTGAAGTATATAACTGTACCCCCGTCTTCCAAAAACTCGCACTGAAATATGGTCTTCTACATCAGCGGCGTGTCCGTCAATTACATAATCGAAATAATTGCCAGTTGCAGCCAGTGAAGTAAAGTGGACATTATTCTGATTTACATTAATAGGGGAAAGTCCATGTTACCTAAATAGTAACCAGAAATGTTGACCTTTATGACCTGACTTCAAGTCTATTGTTTCTGTTTTGGAGAAAGTCTGAAGCCGAGTGAAAGATTGACAGGCTGATCGTGTTGCTGTCGTTCTGTCACCGCAAAGAGGGAGCTGagctgggggtggggggggggggggggattaaatAAATCTTTGTTCACTGCAACGTATAGTGACTGGCAGAACAATCGCATGTTACTGGCAGAACAATCGCATGTTATTGCATGACAGGTAAATGGCATTAGTTATAATATACCTGTGTTATCCAACATTCGTAACTCAAACTGCTGGCTGATTCGACcgcatttgtgtgtgttgatcaCAGATGTCCCTGGATGGCTGAAGAGTCTCCGCCTCCATAAGTATGCAGCGCTGTTTTCCACCATGACCTATGATGAAATGATGTCACTTAGTGAAGAACAACTCGAGGCACAGGTATACGCTGACTATTGGTAATAATTGTATTACTATTGTCAATACTCTTGGGCCTTATTTAAAATCTACTTTTAAATAATGCACATTTCTAAAATTTGTTGTTGCACTTTCTTGACATCTATTCAAAAGGTGCATATGCTCTGAtccttcttttgttgttgttgtttccccaGAAAGTCACCAAaggagcaagacacaagatagtTATTAGCATTCAAAAGctaaaagagagacaaaacctGCTGCGCAGCCTCGAAAAGGTCAgttaacatcttttttttgtgtatgtgttgtcATGACTTTAAAACTACAAGCCAGTCTTGACCCTTCCTCCCTCGCatctggaaaaagttttttttttactactactaAGTGAGGCTCATAATGCACCATGGCTCATTGTTTAGCACTGCTGCATGACAGTAAAAAGTTTCAGTATGGTATCTGTGTTTAGATTTCAAAGCTGACCTTCCACACTTCAAAAAACATGTACTACTGTCAATTGTCATGCAGTGTGATTGTATATGTGATTGCACATAGTATAGATGTTTACCTGATACCTACAGTAGGtatagtggggggggggggagtgtaaTTTCATTCCAACATGATATAATGTCTAATGttacaaaattataaataataatgtggTAGTTTTGAAATAATGCCCCCACAGAACGAAGGACAGAGTAGTATGTTCCACACGTGGCGGTGCACTGCCTTGTTTATCCCCTGAGCCTCTCATCCTTTCAAGAAATATGTTCAATGAAGTGTTCTCTGTCATACCTCCTATGACTCCCTTTTTCAGCTTCACAATAACATAATGAACTCTCTAAGCATGCACCGTTCCCCACTTTGGGCAATGGCGGCATGCCAACTTATGGCTGCTATGCTAACACTAGCATAACGACATCCGATCAAATTCAAAAGTATACTTGTCTGATTGTATGCatatattgtgtatatatagctACATTCAGGCTTTCCTACAGCAATTGCCCCGAATTAGACACTTGTTTTACTGTGTACATTATTGAGATGGATGTGGCAAAGAAAGAATGACAGTAATAACACCTCATCATATTTTCTTCCGAGTCGAATGGCTTTCCCAGCATCTCTTTACTTTGTGTCCCTTCACACGGCCAGGATGTGTTAGAGGGCAGTAATCTGCGCGCGCCGCTGCAAGAACTTCACCAGATGATCATGACTCCTATCAAGGCTTTCACTGGTGGCGAGGAGACTTCCTTGCACCGCCCTCCCCTGAACACAGATTCCAAAAGCTCTGCACCTGGGTCCCACCTCACTGGAGGAGGTGGCGAGGCTGAGGCAAGCTCAAGCGTCATTGCAGAGGGGGATCTACCAAGCCAGTTCACTCGCGTTATGGGAAAAGGTCagctgttttatttaaattaacatGAAGAAATTTAAattgaccccccaaaaaaagtttatAATTTTGAATCTTTTTCTCAGTTTGCACTCAGCTACTGGTGTCGAGGTCGGATGAAGACAACATCAGCTCCTACCTGCAACTCATTGACAAGTGTCTAAAACATGAGGTGCATGTTACTCTTTAAAATACACAGCAAAGCTTAAATTTCCCGTGTTTGATGAAATGGTGTAAACAGTGTTATTCTAAGACTGttaggataaaaataataataatactatgtCAGAGTAAATTTTCCTCAAGTGTTGGAGCGGAAGCTAAGCGTAGCCTGTGTGTGATCGGCATTTCAATAGCGATACatccagttgttgttgttgttgttgttggagcaGTGTGGCTCAGTCGTAGAATGGTCGTACTGAACCCCCAAGTTGCTCTTGATGCCATGTCAaaagtgctttgagggcctttaAAGGAGAAAAAAGGCAATAGAAACACTTTTCTAGTGTTACATTTAACAGTGTTAATCTAACATTTGCGATTTTGCTGTGTACACATCAACAACACAAATTCGTATCGACAAAGGAAGACAATTCCAACAccgtttgatttttttaagtgttggtTTTGGTCATACATCCTTTTAGTAAATTAAGTCTACCTTAGATAAATAATGGCGTTTGCTTAATGTAAATGACTAATCAGTCTTTAATATACAGTACGGTAACTGAACTAATAAATGAACTAATAGGATTGAAGGGGAAACTGCCATGTAGCTGTAAATTTCACCAGAAAGCACTTctggtagggctgggtttaaaaaaaaaaataaaataaaataatcgatATCGAATAACTTTTCCTTTTCCAGTCCagtattgattcataaaaccatgaattgattacCGGTATTTAAATAtccttttccccataaattcttaagaaaattgaattttaaaggatgatttatttttattattactttttgtacataagttttcttgaaatttacagttcacatgaatttacatTTATGGAAGACCTGACCTATCGCACTTTAATACAATTcaaaatctttttaatttatatttacaattattgaattagaattatgaaaatattttcagctCATCCTTGCTAATGtcagtttgtgtaacacttaagtgattataccATGTCTTACTTTCATGAACAAACTAAttcatttgaccagttactgcgtccgaaaaaaattattaaattttaataatattgtgtttcttTAACCTGTCTTtaacatttaagaagaattgatgttccatatttAACTGATCttgaattgaactgaactcttgtaaatcgaatcgattgaggaattTAGAATCGATTCCCAGTCCTAGCTTTTGGTTAGTGACAACACTCGAGTGGTCTGTTAGTCGTTTTGAATGATGCACAGCTAACTCACTTTCTGTTTGCGCACCAGTCATTGCACTATACTGAACTCTGTATATCTTCCCTTGGCCATCAGTCCTTTAGTGAAACTCAGAAGAAGAGGCTGTTGTCATGGAAACAGCAGGTCCAGAGGCTGTTCAGATCCATTCCGAGAAAAACACTCCTTGACATTGCAGGTTACCGAACACAGAGAAGGTATATGTTGTGTATTCAGTACAGCTCCGTTTTGCAAAGAAGAGACAAGGAACTAAACTATCTGACGTGTTTTTGTCTTCTAGCAGTCGTGGATTCGGTCAGTCCAACTCCCTGCCCACCACAAGCTGTGTTGGGAGCAGTGTTATGGCGCGAAGAAGCCTTCGACAGTTCCAGATGCCCTCTCGGAGCTTGCCGGGTGCAAGGCTGGGCCTGCTGAGCAGCAGTGGCCTGCTGGGACCCACCCCTCGCAGCAGCAGTAGCACACCCACAGGCCCCAAGCAGGGGAGGCAGGTGAGTCAAACTAACTGGAAGAGAATAGTACAAAAGCAGAGGCAACTGGGTAAAAGGTCATATTGATGTTAAAATGCCATATTTCAAACCTATTAAGGAAGGAACATCGTGGTAATTCATAATGGACCTGCACATCCCACTTTAGAACTACATGATTTTTACCATAAAACTAGAGGGAGCAACCAACTCTtcagtactcaccaataccaaTTGCCGATACTATTAGTGCTTTTAatacataacataaaaaaatcaaataataatgaCAGATAATGACCTATATGTTTAAATATAGCAAATTTccataaaattgcatgaaattaatggcaattttcttatattttttcAATGTATTCATAAGACATTATTTTGTATAGAGCGcacaataaaatcaatttaTACAATAGTCCAGTggccaggggggaaaaaaaaacatgaaaatatttggTTGTACAGTTATATAGACATACTGAATTCCTTGAATTGCCTTGAGTTCCTGAAAGATGTAATCTGCATAGTGCATGcatcaaataaatgaaaaatactgaatattgatatattgttttgaaaatacCATATTTTCATTAATTTGATGTGATACAaaaccctgtttttgttgcttttacgTTGTATGTGTACTGTGTCTTTGGCCTAGCTAATGCGAAGCTAGCctggggctgctcgattatgaagaaaatattaatcacgattttgttaagaattgaaatcatgattattttttggtacagaacaagaaaatgtttaaatgtaaaaaatatgaagacaaaattctttgaaacactattatgcaagttccttttagatgaaacaaaatttaataaattagctattttaaaatttaaaaaggtgcaaatgtataaatttaaacaactcaatattagcattaactcattcactcctagcTATTTTCACTCaagcaactggattttgactgattttgtaaggcccacagaatatagtgttctattgctataaaaatatagaatctaccaaaagaaagcttagtcttttagaaattaaaaatatatatatttgtatctttccgttttgcagcaactagcattagaatatagctaaattttatcattattcacaaacctgttgaaaacactggggaaaaaagagcttgttttaacatggccctggttgatctcttatactctgctaccacctgctggcctttttttgggggggtcataACGACcgttgctttaagtgacctcttaaggtcagaagctgcatcaaagccttctgtgtgctctagcattgacaaaacataaaaaacaaaaaataaaaaataaacgtataaatatgtttttggtagggaaggacaaagtattaaaaacacatatttatacgtttttgggtttgaatgatttaataatccttttttacgattatgctgattttgtaattgtggagtgtgataattgaaattgtaattgaattttgattaattgcacacccCTGAGTTAGCTTTCGATCCTTTCTGGGTCCTTTTCCGGATTATCTCATGCTACAGGCTCAAAGCGGGAATGTTATAGCAAAttgtaattatatttatttggtGACTACACATGTTCTTCTGACATTGTTCTCCCGATATGTGATGATtcacaaaatatatgaaaaatgaAGGTAGAAAACAAATTGATGCCAAAAATAGTACAGTGGATGTAGTAAATGAAATAGTTGAAAAGTGGTGGTTGACCAAAAAAACTGTTAAAATGTGTGTCCCAGAATTTTTCCGTTAATCGGTATAGCAGGCTGACTGTCTTCTCTCCTTCCCATATCGCAAGAATACAGACAAAGGAAAAGGGTGTAGTGTTGGCGTCTGCCGACTGAAATGAGGTGGATGGAACTTGTAGGGAAGTCACCCCGCATACCACAGACCTTGCGTCAGTGCTGAACACTCAAACAGGAGGAGCAATGGAGCTGTTTCAGGCTCATCCTGGCACACTTTGCTTTGGCCTGACCCATTTCATTGGAAACTGagctctctcttgctctctcacACATACTCATCCCACACAATGGGAGGAAATACCTCAGTTCCTTTTCCCCATACTTCCTTGTGTGTCTGTATTGTAGATGTGTACGGAGGAAAGCAGGGAGAGATGTGTGAGTCATACTTTGGCAGAGGTGTTGGTGAGGGAGGGGCAACgaaacacagagagagagagagagatagtaTTTACGTTTgtatatgagagaaaaaaagagtgaGTGAAACAGTGAGAACAGTGCATAGGCATTTCCTGTTTTTCCTTGGCCCGCGGCACTGGAGGGCGATGAGGGAGGTTGTAGAGGGAGGCAGCTGGTGACGTGAGGGGGGGACTAGTTTACTGTTGGAAGTATAATAGGCAGGTTACAGTGAGGAAATTTGTGTGGCTAGCAACGGCGACTGTCAGTTGGGTATATAGGCTTGATGTCCATACAGGAGTGTTGAAAGGGATGTTGGAAGAACCGCCTTTTGCTGCTCTGACTTGTGGTTGCTTCTCTACACCTACCATAACTATTGAGGagttttaattttgtcattATTTCCATCGATGTCTACTAGCTGTCCCTTGTACCATGAAAATGGAGCATTTTTCCTCTTTACATATATTAACATGGCTGTAtagtaaggatgtaacgataacggcaatatcgtgatattgcgatattaaaactgccacaatataccgtcatcgtcatgtcacgatagtaaaagcagcacatctgttaaaaaaaaaaagtcaggttgatttccatttgtgcagttctagcaccctctggtggttagttttttaggcagtttaattttcacaaggaatgttttggcccttctatgtttaaaatccacgctattgATCAGATGAAGgtgcacgtaatatgcttgtgaacctagtcggtatgtggaggaactcaatatgtgcatgcattagccagtaagtgcctcaatattaagtcttattagagattttaggttgtttatatgcgttgctgtaatgtacaaaagcacagtttttttgtttttttttacaaaattgtgacctttttttatatcgccaacca
Above is a genomic segment from Festucalex cinctus isolate MCC-2025b chromosome 4, RoL_Fcin_1.0, whole genome shotgun sequence containing:
- the samd4a gene encoding protein Smaug homolog 1 isoform X1, translating into MMFRDQVGILASWFKGWNECEQTVALLSLLKRVSRTQARFLQLCLEHSLADCTELQVLEADANNPEVISQWQSEPKERVISLVLTHLPLLKPGNVEAKGEYMRLLPRILAHTIEHGRHLEESRQLLSYALIHPATSLEDRAALALWLNHLEERAAATGDSLERPSPAGPHHHQSTPPSTLTSSGSSTNSSSSGNLYGLHHHQRYGSDDRLNGWQSSRDSGLGRSWQQQGCENGHLPLYPSSSVPATINTLGTGGGGNAVLTSGSGNQPHSPLKRSVSLTPPMSGPSNHPIGPVWLSQEDLRSSRGPAPDHAPLSPQSSIASSGSGGSEHLEEASLGGGLSLHRSYFHEEGSGMRDVPGWLKSLRLHKYAALFSTMTYDEMMSLSEEQLEAQKVTKGARHKIVISIQKLKERQNLLRSLEKDVLEGSNLRAPLQELHQMIMTPIKAFTGGEETSLHRPPLNTDSKSSAPGSHLTGGGGEAEASSSVIAEGDLPSQFTRVMGKVCTQLLVSRSDEDNISSYLQLIDKCLKHESFSETQKKRLLSWKQQVQRLFRSIPRKTLLDIAGYRTQRSSRGFGQSNSLPTTSCVGSSVMARRSLRQFQMPSRSLPGARLGLLSSSGLLGPTPRSSSSTPTGPKQGRQGLWFANPGGSNSMPSRTHSSVQRTRSLPVHTTPQTMVMFQQADLQLPVTEPDINNRLESLCLSMTEHALGDGADRTSTI
- the samd4a gene encoding protein Smaug homolog 1 isoform X2, which translates into the protein MMFRDQVGILASWFKGWNECEQTVALLSLLKRVSRTQARFLQLCLEHSLADCTELQVLEADANNPEVISQWQSEPKERVISLVLTHLPLLKPGNVEAKGEYMRLLPRILAHTIEHGRHLEESRQLLSYALIHPATSLEDRAALALWLNHLEERAAATGDSLERPSPAGPHHHQSTPPSTLTSSGSSTNSSSSGNLYGLHHHQRYGSDDRLNGWQSSRDSGLGRSWQQQGCENGHLPLYPSSSVPATINTLGTGGGGNAVLTSGSGNQPHSPLKRSVSLTPPMSGPSNHPIGPVWLSQEDLRSSRGPAPDHAPLSPQSSIASSGSGGSEHLEEASLGGGLSLHRSYFHEEGSGMRDVPGWLKSLRLHKYAALFSTMTYDEMMSLSEEQLEAQKVTKGARHKIVISIQKLKERQNLLRSLEKDVLEGSNLRAPLQELHQMIMTPIKAFTGGEETSLHRPPLNTDSKSSAPGSHLTGGGGEAEASSSVIAEGDLPSQFTRVMGKVCTQLLVSRSDEDNISSYLQLIDKCLKHESFSETQKKRLLSWKQQVQRLFRSIPRKTLLDIAGYRTQRSRGFGQSNSLPTTSCVGSSVMARRSLRQFQMPSRSLPGARLGLLSSSGLLGPTPRSSSSTPTGPKQGRQGLWFANPGGSNSMPSRTHSSVQRTRSLPVHTTPQTMVMFQQADLQLPVTEPDINNRLESLCLSMTEHALGDGADRTSTI